A genome region from Cutaneotrichosporon cavernicola HIS019 DNA, chromosome: 5 includes the following:
- a CDS encoding uncharacterized protein (AAA domain), with protein sequence MFPTAPRGAQPVPPEVESAYAWRQHLTEPSTLPPISAQQLPPKPPPPPPQRDPQTLLVLAGLPGVGKSTFAHAIVAASEAPGWTGRKWVRTSQDDSRSGRRQEVEGDVRAALAKGVNVIVDRVDFNPEQRAHFIQLGMERTPRPRIRCLVLTASDKTLRERLEGRTDHPTLRDVGQAIGVLGRMRREWEAPRAGEGFDRILTLRESDTPAVWSGDEIVKILQRLDRSMPPRSYGAHRGGHGFGHPPRGRGASDHRSHSYHGRGYAPRGGLTGAALGPPTYGAQPWVARPARDAAPAPW encoded by the exons ATGTTCCCCACAGCGCCTCGCGGGGCGCAACCTGTTCCTCCCGAAGTCGAGAGCGCATACGCGTGGCGACAGCATTTGACAGAGCCCTCCACACTCCCGCCGATTTCGGCGCAACAGCTGCCTCCCAAGCCTCCaccccctccacctcagCGCGATCCTCAGaccctccttgtccttgccggCCTTCCTGGGGTTGGCAAGAGCACATTCGCGCATGCAATAGTTGCTGCGTCTGAGGCTCCTGGATGGACTGGCCGCAAATGGGTGCGGACGAGCCAGGACGACTCGCGCTCTGGCCGGCGTCAAGAAGTCGAGGGCGATGTGCGCGCGGCGTTAGCGAAAGGTGTCAACGTAATCGTTGATCGTGTCGACTTCAATCCTGA acaACGGGCGCACTTCATCCAACTTGGCATGGAGCGCACACCCCGTCCCCGCATTCGCTGCCTCGTTCTCACCGCATCCGACAAGACTCTTCGCGAACGCCTGGAGGGGCGGACTGACCACCCAACGCTGCGCGATGTGGGACAGGCTATCGGCGTGCTCGGGCGCATGCGCCGCGAATGGGAAGCGCCCCGCGCCGGCGAAGGTTTCGACCGCATCCTGACCCTGCGCGAAAGCGACACGCCCGCTGTGTGGAGTGGAGACGAGATTGTCAAAATCCTTCAGCGCCTCGACAGGTCCATGCCTCCTCGTTCCTATGGCGCGCATCGCGGCGGTCATGGTTTTGGGCATCCCCCTCGTGGCCGTGGAGCATCCGACCACAGATCCCACAGTTATCATGGCCGCGGTTACGCACCACGGGGTGGCCTGACGGGAGCTGCTCTTGGCCCGCCGACATATGGCGCACAGCCATGGGTGGCTCGGCCTGCACGCGACGCGGCCCCGGCGCCATGGTGA
- a CDS encoding uncharacterized protein (von Willebrand factor (vWF) type A domain) — protein MYLGLQRRPPNLPEVPVMYTASDVLAALTHQSWSDKRYEFAIVNSYVEHKQVRGRTKAEIIVKLEVLERQVPPRFAEAFFDVRAHHGLPESRVIRLVRVSKTTSTDRASSVRHPSSSSSSTRLNRASTMTAASSRPPRPAVELPPPVEPRQTVPPTDGEGDDLPPPPYTAEDPDPDLTQALQEQISAVEAAEEANAATRESSALERVESNTSRNPRRSNDFSAMPAPAENTDELSADERRAREDSIREEEMRIARVEEKERLEYEAAIQASLASAEEDSARRDLYEEIDLQGAGPGPSSSGQRTNAPISSLSHATLSHAPSAEMSGSINPDIHKAQPPLPQDNALEEMFGGFELNSPTLQPIPASPSEKNKQRRSGNQSTMFQSNNPFLTPEEREQQQQEQMDAAAARSLSPQRLSVPQTQHDFSTPPAVPPRPSSCSSPRVPPTVIPRRTPSIQTPGCALPPQSGGKAYGTQYNTYGVGRPQYATPPGPPPNWQHYQPPPGPPPWLQSEPSRSHVAVTGPSRNGMADPQSFTTVVKRPSRPLPHPVGPPRVVPGPAAVNHIRQVSGARWREPDNSDPSSELCNTPDRSPDVGPTVPPAAKRYPSPAFLDATGENALEMLADYDTVFLIDDSTSMAGQRWEQMQKAVMGVVQQAVRYDRNGVDCYFLNSKRIGKGLRVAQDVEDLFAGLQPRGATPTGLRMEAILRDYMSRLEGSVAAGDEDVPSMNLIVVTDGAFAHPLAARLRFLAADPSLDRASLMDAAPTDDLESVIVSVARRLDRGDFPLSQVGVQLLQIGCDSEAREALQELDDGLAAAHGVRDMVDTVPYNGEELTSDLIVKVLLGGINRRLDRRG, from the exons ATGTACCTGGGACTGCAGCGCAGGCCCCCAAACCTC CCCGAGGTGCCGGTAATGTACACGGCTTCCGACGTCCTGGCCGCCCTCACCCACCAGTCCTGGTCCGATAAGCG CTACGAGTTCGCCATCGTCAACTCGTACGTCGAGCACAAGCAGGTTCGGGGCAGGACAAAAGCCGAGATCATTGTGAAGCTAGAAGTCCTTGAACGTCAG GTACCGCCACGTTTTGCCGAGGCCTTCTTTGATGTGCGTGCTCACCATGGTCTGCCAGAATCGCGTGTGATCCGCCTTGTGCGTGTAAGCAAGACCACGTCCACGGaccgcgcctcctccgtccGCCAcccctcatcatcctcatcctcgacgcgtcTCAACCGCGCGAGTACCATGaccgcggcgtcgagccggccgccgaggcccgCTGTGGAACTGCCACCCCCTGTGGAACCTCGACAGACAGTGCCCCCCACTGACGGTGAAGGCGACGAcctcccacccccgccATACACTGCCGAGGACCCGGACCCTGACTTAACACAAGCCCTTCAGGAACAGATAAGCGCGGTTGAAGCCGCCGAGGAAGCCAACGCGGCAACTCGAGagtcgagcgccttggaACGGGTCGAATCAAACACAAGTCGCAATCCGCGTCGCTCAAACGACTTCTCAGCCATGCCCGCTCCAGCAGAGAACACAGACGAGTTGTCAGCGGACGAGagacgcgctcgcgaggACAGCAtacgcgaggaggagatgcgCATCGCGCGCGTTgaagagaaggagcgcctcgagtATGAGGCGGCAATCCAGGCATCTCTCGCAAGTGCAGAGGAGGACTCGGCCCGCCGCGATCTGTACGAAGAGATTGACTTACAGGGTGCCGGGCCTGGACCATCAAGCTCTGGGCAGAGGACTAACGCGCCGATATCCTCCTTGAGTCACGCTACTCTCTCCCATGCACCGTCCGCGGAGATGTCCGGTTCGATCAATCCCGACATCCACAAGGCCCAGCCTCCGCTGCCGCAGGACaatgcgctcgaggagatgtTTGGTGGGTTCGAGCTCAACTCTCCCACACTGCAGCCAATACCGGCGTCGCCTTCTGAGAAGAACAAGCAGCGCAGGAGCGGGAATCAGTCGACAATGTTCCAGAGCAATAACCCGTTCCTCACGCCTGAGGAACGCgagcaacagcagcaggagcagatggacgcggcggccgcgcgctctTTGTCACCCCAACGATTATCTGTCCCTCAGACCCAGCATGATTTCTCCACGCCGCCAGCTGTGCCTCCACGGCCCTCATCGTGCTCCAGCCCTCGTGTCCCGCCGACTGTCATTCCAAGACGCACGCCGTCCATCCAAACGCCGGGTTGCGCGCTACCTCCGCAGTCAGGTGGGAAGGCTTACGGCACTCAGTACAATACATATGGAGTCGGCAGACCGCAGTATGCGACTCCACCCGGTCCCCCGCCGAATTGGCAGCACTACCAACCGCCACCAGGGCCACCACCGTGGTTGCAGAGTGAACCCAGTCGATCCCATGTCGCCGTCACTGGTCCGTCGCGCAACGGCATGGCCGACCCCCAATCCTTTACGACCGTAGTGAAGCGCCCATCTAGACCGCTGCCTCACCCCGTCGGCCCACCGAGGGTCGTCCCTGGACCGGCCGCGGTCAACCACATTAGGCAGGTAAGTGGTGCCAGATGGCGGGAACCGGACAACTCGGACCCTTCATCCGAATTGTGCAACACACCCGACCGATCGCCAGACGTCGGTCCAACCGTTCCACCTGCAGCAAAGCGCTACCCGTCCCCCGCGTTCCTCGATGCGACAGGAGAGAACGCGCTCGAGATGCTCGCCGATTATGACACTGTTttcctcatcgacgacaGCACATCTATGGCTGGGCAGAGGTGGGAGCAAATGCAGAAGGCGGTAATGGGCGTGGTTCAACAGGCGGTGCGATACGACCGCAATGGCGTGGACTGCTATTTCCTCAACTCTAAGCGGATCGGCAAGGGTCTCCGCGTGGCccaggacgtcgaggacctctTTGCGGGCCTGCAGCCCCGCGGAGCGACCCCAACTGGTCTTCGGATGGAGGCCATTCTCCGCGACTACATGTCCCGTCTCGAGGGCAGTGTGGCAGCgggtgacgaggatgtgCCCTCGATGAACCTGATTGTCGTGACAGACGGAG CGTTTGCACACCCGCTTGCTGCGCGCCTCCGCTTTCTCGCCGCCGATCCCTCTCTTGATCGTGCTTCGCTTATGGATGCAGCACCAACGGACGACCTGGAGAGTGTGATCGTCAGCGTCGCAAGGCGTCTCGATCGCGGCGATTTCCCGTTGTCCCAAGTCGGCGTGCAGCTGCTCCAGATTGGCTGCGATTCCGAG GCACGCGAAGCCCTtcaggagctcgacgatgGGCTGGCCGCGGCACATGGTGTGCGCGACATGGTCGACACTGTGCCGTacaacggcgaggagctaACATCGGATCTGATTGTCAAGGTACTTCTTGGCGGAATCAACCGTCGCCTCGACCggcggggatga
- the BRX1 gene encoding uncharacterized protein (Brix), whose protein sequence is MASVYKATESLQKKGKGKKRAAADEKAGVVEKKRKDKVLLLSSRGVTQRMRHLMADLEALLPHTKKDSKLDSKSSLHLLNELADLHSCSNALYFEARRHEDLYMWASRTPNGPSVKCHVQNIHTMDELKMTGNCLKGSRGICVFDGEWDTKEEWKLMKELFSHIFSVPRTSRRLKPFIDHILVFSILDNRIWFRNYQIIDKDPLHPSGPPQTSLVEIGPRFVLTPIRIFEGSFGGPTVFANQEFVTPAATRASIKREVGAKYRARKAVEEEREDRAKRIRADVGEDELAVDKVFA, encoded by the exons ATGGCGTCCGTTTACAAGGCGACCGAGTCATTgcagaagaagggcaagggcaagaagcgTGCCGCGGCAGATGAAAAGgccggcgtcgtcgagaagaagcgcaaggacaaggtcctcctcctctcgtcCCGCGGTGTGACGCAGCGCATGCGCCACCTCatggccgacctcgaggcaCTCCTCCCTCACACGAAGAAGG ACTCCAAGCTCGATTCCAAGTCGTCGCTGCACCTgctcaacgagctcgccgacctccactcATGCTCAAATGCGCTCTACTTTGAGGCGCGCCGGCATGAGGACCTGTACATGTGGGCCTCGCGGACACCGAACGGACCGTCGGTCAAGTGCCACGTTCAGAACATTCACacgatggacgagctcaagatGACCGGCAACTGCCTCAAGGGAAGCCGCGGAATCTGCGTGTTTGATGGCGAGTGGGACACGAAGGAGGAGTGGAAGCTCATGAAGGAGCTCTTCTCTCAT ATCTTCTCAGTCCCCCgcacctcgcgccgcctcaaGCCGTTCATCGACCACATCCTCGTCTTCAGCATTCTCGACAACCGTATCTGGTTCCGCAACTACCAGATTATCGACAAGGACCCTCTCCACCCCTCTGGTCCACCCCAGACTTCTCTCGTCGAGATTGGGCCCCGTTTCGTCCTCACGCCCATCCGTATCTTTGAGGGCTCGTTTGGCGGACCGACCGTGTTTGCCAACCAGGAGTTTGTGACGCCAGCAGCGACGCGTGCGAGCATTAAGCGCGAGGTGGGCGCGAAATaccgcgcgcgcaaggcggtcgaggaggagcgtgaAGACCGCGCCAAGCGTATCCGTGCcgacgttggcgaggatgagctcgcGGTTGACAAGGTGTTTGCGTAG
- a CDS encoding uncharacterized protein (acetyl-CoA synthetase-like protein), protein MSDQNDASQAQAAARLQHIGNQLDGEQAFFNPNRLKFAAGMPRGRAVNNTPLNPLTFLLRSAYIRPQRIAMKHPAIGVEWTYAEWAMRVCALAYGLKKRGIKPGERVAVICPNAPMILDLIQALPAIHGVIVPMNIRLTKPEVNYILEHSGSVMVVVDHEFAHLADDFKGPVIVSKDSGGRDPSCQYEQLIDEGRHEADTVGWPGHTLIEDEESDYAICYTSGTTGRPKGVVTTYRGTYLAALSNAAESRIFTESNYLWILPAFHAIGWTFPFAITAASAGQVCLRSVGDYSPIWESITRDKISHYCGAPTVQIGICNHPQARKVPHDIRTMIAGAAPSAFLIKTLEKLNINVIHVYGLTETYGPITNCIQHPEWAVDLDEDEFYRRKAMQGHAFVGSDEARVIRPDSDPSKGYEDVTPNGKEVGEIVMRGNIVMKEYWKNPEATAEAFEGGWFHSGDLAVRMPYGMISIQDRSKDIIISGGENASSLSIESAIYQHPDVLECAVVARPHEKFGERAHSFIILRPHAQAKWAGKEDEFNVDLKAFVKPLLPGFARPEWVEVVPELPKTSTGKIQKHELRKRFSSIIPSQ, encoded by the exons ATGTCCGACCAGAACGACGCCAGCCAGGCTcaggccgccgcccgcctccAGCACATCGGCAACCAGCTCGATGGCGAGCAGGCCTTCTTCAACCCCAACCGCCTCAAGTTTGCTGCAGGCATGCCCAGGGGCCGCGCAGTCAACAACACCcccctcaaccccctcaccttccttctccgCTCAGCCTACATCCGACCCCAGCGCATCGCGATGAAGCACCCGGCGATCGGCGTCGAGTGGACCTACGCCGAGTG GGCGATGCGGGTGTGTGCGCTCGCGTACGGTCTCAAGAAGCGCGGCATCAAGCCTGGagagcgcgtcgccgtcatctGCCCTAACGCGCCGATGATTCTCGACCTGATCCAGGCGCTGCCCGCGATCCACGGTGTGATTGTGCCCATGAATATCCGTCTCACCAAGCCCGAGGTCAACTACATCCTCGAGCACTCTGGTTCGGTCATGGTGGTTGTCGACCACGAGTTTgcgcacctcgccgacgacttTAAGGGGCCCGTCATCGTGTCCAAGGACTCGGGTGGCCGTGACCCAAGCTGCCAGTACGAGCAGCTCATTGACGAGGGCCGGCACGAGGCCGACACGGTCGGTTGGCCCGGCCACACTCTtatcgaggacgaggagtcCGACTACGCCATCTGCTACACGTCCGGCACGACCGGTCGCCCCAAGGGCGTCGTCACCACTTACCGCGGCACgtacctcgccgcgctgtCGAACGCTGCCGAGTCGCGCATTTTCACGGAATCCAACTACCTCTGGATTCTGCCTGCGTTCCACGCCATCGGCTGGACCTTCCCCTTCGCCATtaccgccgcctcggctgGCCAGGTCTGCCTGCGCTCGGTTGGAGACTACTCGCCAATTTGGGAGAGCATTACCCGCGACAAGATCTCGCACTACTGCGGAGCACCGACCGTCCAGATCGGTATCTGCAACCACCcgcaggcgcgcaaggTCCCTCACGACATCCGCACGATGATTGCCGGTGCGGCGCCCAGCGCGTTCCTCATCAAGACGCTTGAGAAGCTCAACATTAACGTCATCCACGTTTACGGCCTGACTGAGACGTACGGCCCTATCACCAACTGCATCCAGCACCCCGAGTGGGCtgtcgaccttgacgaggacgagttctACCGCCGCAAGGCGATGCAGGGACACGCGTTTGTGGgctcggacgaggcgcgcgtgATCCGTCCGGACTCTGACCCTTCCAAGGGATACGAGGACGTGACGCCCAACGGCAAGGAGGTGGGCGAGATTGTGATGCGCGGCAACATTGTCATGAAGGAGTACTGGAAGAACCCCGAGGCGACTGCCGAGGCCTTTGAGGGCGGCTGGTTCCACTCTGGTGACCTGGCTGTGCGCATGCCGTACGGTATGATTTCTATCCAGGACCGGTCCAAGGACATTATTATCTCGGGCGGTGAGAACGCGTCATCTCTGTCGATCGAGAGCGCAATCTACCAGCACCCCGATGTGCTCGAGTGCGCTGTTGTCGCTCGCCCGCACGAAAAGTTTGGCGAACGCGCACACTCATTCATCATCCTGCGTCCGCACGCTCAGGCCAAGTGGGCcggcaaggaggacgagttcaacgtcgacctcaaggcGTTTGTCAAGCCGCTCCTTCCGGGCTTTGCGCGGCCCGAgtgggtcgaggtcgtcccCGAGCTCCCCAAGACGTCGACGGGCAAGATCCAGAAGCACGAGCTCCGCAAGCGCTTCAGCAGCATCATCCCGAGCCAGTAG
- a CDS encoding uncharacterized protein (Major Facilitator Superfamily), with the protein MSFSHTSRDRKGSHVSEKLGTITVEVADTELDKLDEYEEVIAAEAEFTEAEYKRLLRKIDLDKTSLSSGVIFGLKEDTHLTSQEYNNLNSFFYMSYGVAQIPMGWVMQRFPLGKALSVCVILWGAMVMLLGACNHYWDLSIVRVLLGWFESVVTPGFVVLTSSWYLRREQTLRQACYYAMNTFFSIVFGIAIYGIADNAHRKGGMAAWRVINLFLGGVTVGIGIILLFIIGTPNEVWWLSKREKLMAKARIVQNATGGGEQHPWKWSQVKECLRDPQYWFACAYNLLSCIPNGGLGAFNNLIYKSMGFTNLQVILYCVGNIVGTQIFVPSDAPKYLKGLISCGAVMCLNAINLACWWMYYTRTNARREAQFLALGITEETRAHESRLAGELDLTDRENTHFRYAC; encoded by the exons ATGTCTTTCAGCCACACATCTCGCGACCGCAAGGGCAGCCATGTCTCGGAAAAGCTGGGGACCATCACGGTCGAAGTCGCCGACACagagctcgacaagctcgacgagtacgaggagGTAATCGCGGCCGAAGCCGAATTCAC GGAGGCCGAGTACAAGCGCCTCCTACGCAAGATTGACCT TGACAAAacctccctctcctccgGCGTAATCTTCGGCCTTAAAGAGGACACACACCTCACATCCCAGGAGTATAACAACCTCAACTCGTTCTTCTA CATGTCGTATGGCGTGGCCCAGATCCCCATGGGATGGGTCATGCAGCGCTTCCCACTCGGCAAGGCCCTCAGCGTCTGCGTGATCCTGTGGGGCGCAATGGTcatgctcctcggcgcgtgTAATCATTATTGGGACCTGAGTATTGTGCGCGTGTTGCTAGGCTGGTTTGAAAGCGTCGTGACTCCGGGATTCGTCGTCCTTACCAGTTCGTGGTATCTCCGGCGCGAGCAGACCTTGCGCCAGGCCTGCTACTATGCCATGA ACACATTCTTCTCAATCGTCTTCGGTATCGCCATCTACGGCATTGCAGACAACGCCCACCGTAAGGGCGGTATGGCGGCGTGGCGTGTCAtcaacctcttcctcggcggGGTGACCGTCGGTATCGGTATCATCCTGCTCTTCATCATCGGCACCCCCAACGAGGTCTGGTGGCTCTCGAAACGCGAAAAACTCATGGCCAAAGCGCGTATCGTGCAGAATGCGactggtggtggcgagcaACACCCCTGGAAATGGAGCCAAGTCAAGGAATGTCTCCGCGACCCCCAGTACTG GTTTGCATGCGCGTACAACCTCCTCTCATGCATCCCGAacggcggcctcggcgccttCAACAACCTAATCTACAAGAGTATGGGCTTCACCAACCTCCAAGTCATCCT GTATTGCGTCGGTAACATTGTCGGGACGCAGATCTTCGTTCCTTCAGACGCGCCAAAGTATCTCAAAGGCCTGATCTCGTGCGGCGCCGTCATGTGTCTCAACGCCATCAACCTTGCTTGTTGGTGGATGTATTATACGCGGACTAatgcgcggcgcgaggcCCAGTTCCTGGCGTTGGGAATAACTGAGGAGACGCGCGCGCATGAGAGTCGCCTGGCGGGCGAGCTGGATCTCACGGACCGCGAGAATACTCATTTCCGGTATGCTTGCTAG
- a CDS encoding uncharacterized protein (Exonuclease): MPHDEATFQQPADPPLPSSSHPPPASPVSVSSVSTSASHPNASPQLSPTAAPFCPATTARRASPPLSPTAPSFHPSSPPLSPSAPLSPPAPLSPSAPSFCSQLSAPSATSNVPLGKVPKPTKKQTVDELRAILTRLGMNSKGTKESLYKRLMKAYCEQHDEEERSANAALHAERAAALAESGALRGIDQPHTWYLCFDVEATCMAGKGQFDYPNEIIEFPVVLMGWTHEWEEGHDGRRLSSNARIVHIDTFHSYVRPTWRPQLSNFCTNLTGIHQSTVDKSETFPEVLLRLESWMRRWGLLENDELKNAMDFVPKQLHITPTYPPRYPKYFLGRYLNIKEAVRTVRAEEERRQNLHHPNPSRITTGRRTRPRPGAQPPLTIVDQLTALGLSEFEGRQHSGIDDASNISRILQAIGARGVHIEPNGVLSTAKARRYAWMGNSGEVLWNKPADPINVEGSLAQLKLDDDGSVGSAGARRALTAICATS; this comes from the exons ATGCCACACGACGAAGCGACTTTCCAGCAGCCTGCTGACCCACCTCtcccctcatcctcacatCCACCACCCGCGTCGCCCGTGTCCGTGTCATCCGTGTCAACCTCGGCTAGTCACCCCAATGCGTCACCTCAACTGTCGCCGACCGCGGCCCCGTTCTGCCCGGCCACGACGGCGCGCCGAGCATCCCCACCTCTCTCCCCTACCGCACCTTCTTTTCAcccatcttctcctccgctATCACCATCCGCGCCGTTATCACCACCCGCGCCGTTATCACCATCCGCGCCGTCGTTCTGCTCTCAACTCTCCGCTCCCTCGGCCACTAGCAACGTGCCTCTTGGCAAGGTTCCAAAGCCAACCAAGAAGCAGACGGTTGACGAGCTTCGCGCCATCCTTACCAGGCTCGGCATGAACTCGAAGGGCACCAAGGAGTCATTGTACAA GCGCTTGATGAAGGCTTACTGCGAACAGCACGACGAAGAAGAAAGATCCGCAAACGCCGCCCTTCACGCCGAACGTGCTGCCGCTCTCGCAGAGTCTGGCGCGCTGCGCGGTATCGACCAACCCCACACATGGTACCTGTGCTTTGACGTCGAGGCAACATGCATGGCCGGCAAGGGCCAGTTCGACTACCCAAACGAGATTATC GAGTTTCCAGTCGTCCTCATGGGCTGGACCCACGAGTGGGAAGAGGGACACGACGGGCGTCGACTCTCTAGTAACGCGCGCATTGTCCACATCGACACTTTCCACTCCTACGTGCGGCCGACTTGGCGTCCGCAGCTCTCCAACTTTTGCACCAACCTCACGGGGATCCATCAGAGCACGGTCGACAAGTCCGAGACATTCCCCGAGGTCTTGTTGCGTCTGGAGAGCTGGATGAGAAGATGGGGTCTGCTTGagaacgacgagctcaagaacgCTAT GGACTTTGTGCCGAAGCAGCTGCACATCACGCCCACCTACCCTCCTCGCTATCCCAAATACTTCCTCGGTCGCTACCTGAACATCAAGGAGGCGGTGCGGACAGTACGCGCAGAGGAAGAGCGACGCCAGAACCTGCACCACCCCAATCCATCACGCATTACCACCGGGCGTCGCAcccggcctcggcctggtgCGCAGCCACCTCTCACGATCGTGGACCAGCTTACCGCGTTGGGACTGAGCGAATTTGAGGGCCGACAGCACTCTGGCATCGAC GACGCGTCCAATATCTCCCGCATTCTGCAGGCTATCGGAGCACGAGGCGTGCACATCGAGCCGAACGGCGTGTTGTCGACCGCTAAAGCGCGCCGCTACGCGTGGATGGGCAATTCTGGCGAGGTGTTGTGGAACAAGCCGGCAGACCCGATCAACGTTGAGGGCAGTCTTGCGCAACTaaagctcgacgacgacgggaGCGTAGGCAGCGCCGGCGCACGCCGTGCCCTCACGGCAATCTGCGCGACGTCCTAA
- the YPT31 gene encoding uncharacterized protein (Rab subfamily of small GTPases), translated as MAEGSNYDYLFKVVLIGDSGVGKSNLLSRFTRNEFNLESKSTIGVEFATRSINVDGKTVKAQIWDTAGQERYRAITSAYYRGAVGALLVYDIAKHSTYENVTRWLKELRDHADTNIVIMLVGNKSDLKHLRAVSTDEAKAFATEQGLSFIETSALDASNVEAAFQNILTDIYRIVSSKSLESSGDVIKPSGGETIIVTPSEGDGGKQGNGKCC; from the exons ATGGCAGAGGGTTCCAACTACGACTACCTCTTCAAG GTTGTCTTAATCGGCGACTCGGGTGTCGGCAAGTC CAACC ttcTCTCGCGTTTCACCCGTAACGAGTTCAACCTCGAGTCCAAGTCGAccatcggcgtcgagttTGCGACCAGGAGCATCAACGTTGACGGCAAGACCGTCAAGGCGCAGATCTGGGACACTG CCGGCCAGGAGCGCTACCGTGCCATCACGTCGGCGTACTACCGCGGAGCGGTCGGTGCACTGCTCGTGTACGACATTGCCAAGCACTCGACGTACGAGAATGTGACCCGCtggctcaaggagctccGGGACCACGCCGACACGAACATTGTTATCATGCTTGTGGGCAACAAGAGCGATCTCAAGCACCTCCGCGCTGTCTccaccgacgaggccaaggcctTTGCCA CCGAGCAGGGCCTCTCGTTCATCGAGACCTCGGCATTGGATGCGTCCAACGTCGAAGCTGCGTTCCAGAACATCCTGACTG acaTCTACCGCATCGTCTCGTCCAAGTCGCTGGAGTCTTCAGGCGACGTCATCAAGCCGTCGGGCGGCGAGACCATCATTGTCACCCCTTCGGAGGGCGACGGTGGCAAGCAGGGCAACGGCAAGTGCTGCTAA
- the saf4 gene encoding uncharacterized protein (Nuclear mRNA splicing): MSQGFSRYIPPDFDPRKSSTLNAHQGKKHALGKRAKGIDKGVLVVRFELPFNIWCGTCNNHIGAGVRYNAQKKKVGNYYSTPIYAFRCKCHLCSGWFEIRTDPKNAAYVIEEGARKQESDWDPEEHGGHAAWDTEGAAAAAGEDPDTFTTLEKDTDQVATARKNKSRLDELAAASDRLNADPWAVSRSLRTRFREEKKEALARQAAHDGVLERYALHDGVHLDDEEGGAGAEWVAARLGRGLEADVVGKKGDVAALGETIRTNTKRKYDAFHDTSLPQRVRLPRKTSPPPKAEDGKAVKPAAPPPVTALGGLAGYGSGSESD, translated from the exons ATGAGTCAGGGGTTCAGCAG GTACATTCCGCCAGACTTCGACCCTCGCAAGTCCTCGACGCTCAACGCGCACCAAGGCAAGAAGCATGCATTGGGGaagcgcgccaagggcATAGACAAGGGagtccttgtcgtccgCTTCGAACTGCCGTTCAACATCTGGTGTGGGACATGTAAT AACCATAtcggcgccggcgtgcGTTATAACGcgcagaagaagaaggtcgGCAACTACTACTCGACGCCGATCTACGCGTTCCGCTGCAAGTGCCACTTGTGCTCTGGGTGGTTCGAGATCCGGACTGATCCCAAGAATGCGGCCTACGTTATCGAGGAGGGTGCGCGGAAGCAGGAGAGCGACTGGGATCCCGAGGAGCACGGAGGCCATGCTGCATGGGACACTGAGGGCGCTGCAGCTGCTGCAGGAGAGGACCCAGACACGTTCACGACGCTGGAGAAGGACACAGACCAGGTCGCGACAGCACGTAAGAACAAGTCACGTCTTGACGAACTCGCAGCCGCAAGCGACCGCTTGAACGCCGACCCGTGGGCGGTGTCTCGCTCACTGCGAACCCGGTtccgcgaggagaagaaggaagcACTGGCACGGCAAGCTGCGCACGACGGTGTGCTCGAACGGTATGCGCTACATGACGGGGTGCATctcgatgacgaggagggaggcgccggcgccgaaTGGGTCGCCGCACGTCTGGGACGCGGGCTTGAGGCCGATGTCGTGGGAAAGAAGGGTGATGTTGCTGCGCTGGGTGAGACGATCCGCACCAACACCAAGCGCAAGTATGACGCGTTTCACGACACGAGCCTGCCACAACGCGTCCGGCTACCCCGTAAGacgtcgccaccaccaaaAGCAGAAGACGGCAAGGCCGTTAAACCGGCCGCACCACCCCCTGTGACCGCACTTGGGGGATTGGCAGGGtacggcagcggcagcgagAGCGACTAG